One window of Watersipora subatra chromosome 3, tzWatSuba1.1, whole genome shotgun sequence genomic DNA carries:
- the LOC137389836 gene encoding cysteine/serine-rich nuclear protein 3-like — protein MPKRKFQEVDIENDECCVAQKHGNVSDGDSSNECSISNGAICDGVEGQPRKKRRKSVNFEQVEVFYFPRAQGFACVPSQGGTTLGMTKNHAHKEEYPLKHYRKLRKLVRRKKADVEESAENSFSIDAINDISQDEIVQTDSEEDDTETDGFFLQPVPIRLRRSLLKLSGVKKVDSAEREECKELRGSREECGCDCQTVCLPESCLCAINGIQCQVDRFSFPCGCTIKGCQNPSGRIEFNPNKVRKHYKHTMTRLNKETLEDTVEKIAETSCDFTALRHSKHIRFSDDGEAVEGEVAFNSTENGCCLDCSLTGTPGHSLEECNVASHSVADLCSAPSSACLNHLSCASDLACDLSDSTPHTLSHFSVSAQSSVAADNPLVSADNLSNCSSHRLTSLEPISGLLNPILNTVDSLDMYSLPHLHQQSAPMFDDLDATPKDDTEWQSLSHESLLTTNNLIPMKENNYSDSDSSVASSSHDSLEATDKNHTSFSLSTLKPAHLSFQLPSSHNVVHAMSSEFHDLDECKPSPTLPTISTEASA, from the exons ATGCCAAAACGCAAGTTTCAAGAAGTAGATATTGAGAATGACGAATGCTGTGTTGCCCAAAAACATGGCAATGTGTCTGATGGTGATAGCAGCAATGAATGTTCCATTTCAAATGGTG CTATCTGTGATGGAGTTGAAGGTCAACCTAGAAAGAAACGTCGAAAGTCAGTTAATTTTGAACAAGTCGAAGTATTCTACTTTCCACGTGCACAAGGATTTGCTTGTGTGCCTAGTCAGGGTGGAACGACACTCG GTATGACTAAAAATCATGCACACAAAGAGGAATATCCATTAAAACATTACAGAAAACTACGTAAGCTTGTGCGACGGAAAAAGGCTGATGTAGAAGAGTCAGCGGAGAATAGTTTCAGCATTGATGCAATCAATGACATTAGTCAGGATGAAATTGTACAGACGGACAGCGAGGAAGATGACACAGAGACTGATGGCTTTTTTCTTCAACCTGTTCCAATTCGCCTCAGACGATCGTTACTTAAGCTATCTGGTGTCAAAAAGGTTGACAGTGCCGAGCGTGAAGAATGTAAAGAGCTGCGAGGCAGCCGAGAAGAGTGTGGCTGTGACTGTCAGACGGTTTGCTTGCCCGAAAGCTGTCTCTGTGCAATCAATGGCATCCAGTGTCAGGTAGATAGATTTTCATTTCCGTGCGGCTGCACAATAAAAGGATGTCAAAACCCGTCTGGTAGAATTGAATTTAATCCAAACAAGGTGCGCAAGCATTACAAACACACCATGACAAGGTTGAACAAGGAAACGCTTGAAGATACAGTTGAAAAGATAGCCGAGACGAGCTGCGACTTCACTGCACTCAGGCATTCAAAGCATATCAGATTCTCTGATGACGGTGAAGCTGTGGAAGGTGAGGTCGCTTTCAACAGCACCGAAAATGGCTGCTGTTTAGACTGTAGTTTGACGGGCACACCTGGTCACTCACTCGAAGAGTGTAATGTTGCTAGTCACAGTGTCGCTGATTTATGTTCTGCACCTTCGTCTGCTTGCTTGAATCACTTATCTTGTGCTTCTGATCTTGCGTGTGACTTGTCGGATAGTACTCCTCACACACTTTCTCATTTTTCTGTCTCCGCGCAGTCCTCTGTTGCCGCTGATAATCCACTAGTTAGTGCAGACAATCTTTCTAATTGTTCTAGTCATAGGCTAACCTCATTGGAGCCCATCTCTGGCTTGCTTAACCCTATTCTTAATACGGTAGACTCCCTTGATATGTATAGCTTACCACATCTGCATCAGCAATCCGCCCCTATGTTTGATGACTTGGATGCTACTCCGAAGGATGATACTGAGTGGCAATCTCTCTCGCATGAATCTTTACTTACCACTAATAATCTTATTCCTATGAAGGAGAATAACTACTCAGACTCGGACAGTAGCGTTGCGAGTTCTTCCCATGATAGTCTAGAGGCCACCGATAAAAATCATACCTCCTTTTCTTTATCTACTTTGAAACCCGCCCATCTTTCTTTTCAGTTACCGTCTAGTCATAATGTCGTGCATGCTATGAGTTCTGAGTTTCACGATCTGGATGAGTGTAAACCGAGCCCTACCTTGCCTACAATTTCTACGGAGGCTAGCGCTTGA